CACTGAAAGGCAAATAAATGGTTAATGAGTGCTATTGCCACTCCGTTAGTTTGAGTTCTTATTTATATCTGCGACATGATAACACTAAACAGAATGTTGAATGTCTAACTAACGGAGTGGAATTTTTGGTTTGGCGTTTACCTCGCACCATGGTGGCCGAACCAAAAATTGCACGCAGTGGCAGCATAAAAACTAGCAATAACCGCGTAAAATAAAGGATTAATATTATGAATAATGTTATTACTAATACCATCACAGACCAAAGCTTAGGGCTTGATGATGTTGAACCAAATACACGTTATGAAAACTGTGAAATTGGTTATTCCAATCACGGAATTAGTTTGAATAATGTTGAGTTCGTTAACTGTACGTTTGCACAGAGTGACTTTCGGAATGGTGAATTCATTGATGTGAAGTTTATCAAGACGCAATTGTTGAGTGCAGATTTTACAGAAGCGTACTTTATTGATTCTCTTTTTGATCATGCCAATGTTCAAGGTGGGAACTTTAACATGGCTGTGATTAAGAAAACCAAGTTTTTGGGCGCTAACCTGCGTTACAGTAATTTTAGTGAAACTAAGCTAACGGATGTCGATTTTTCCAAGTCGTTGTTAATTGATAGTTCGTTTCAAGCGGTCACGTTGAAGCACGTTGTGTTTGCTGAAGCCAATATTGATCAAATTGATTTTATTGATACGAATTTGAAAGGGCTGGATTTACGCGCGGCTGAATTTGATTCACTATTAGTTAGTCCAAATTTGCTACGTGGTGTGGTGATATCACAATGGCAGTCGCCGATTTTCGCGGCTTTACTGGGGATAAACGTTCAATAGATAGAGGGATAATGATGGCTGAAAACCGTTACCAAGCAATTGAAATTACAAATATGATTATGATTGAAAATCCGGTGACACATGAAATTTTAGTGGAAGACCGTAAGAATCCCAAGTGGCCAGGTGTTACATTTCCCGGTGGACATGTCGAAGCCGGTGAAACGGTGGTGGAGTCAGCATATCGCGAAGCACTTGAAGAAACTGGGTTGACGATTGAAAATCCTGTGATGGTCGGAATCAAGGAATGGCCCTTAGCCGATGGTGCGCGATACGTAGTGTTCTTGTTTAAGGCTACGGCGTACACGGGTGAAATCAAAGCAAGCCGTGAAGGTGAAATCTTTTGGACGACGCGGGAACAACTAGTTGATTTCGTCCTACCAAAGACTTTCAAAGAAATGCTCCCAGTGTTTGATGATGCCAATATTTCTGAATTAGCCTTGAAAAATCGCAACCCTGATGGTGTTTGGGAAACACACTGGCAATAAATGGGACGATAATAATGTGCAGTGAACCCCCGATGTTGGATTAAATCTAATACCGGGGGTTCATTTCAATAATGTCCATTTTTTACAATTATTGACCAATTCTTTCCGTTATAATTTATTCATGGTAGTAAATAAATAACGAAACCGGAGCGCAAATTATGACTTTAGATTTTGAAAAAATGAACCAAGCAGTTAACAGTGAAACTAATGCAGGTGGCTTTGCCAACTTAATGAAAAACTTCATGAAATTAGGCGTGACACGCTACGATTATTTGGTGGCAGAGGGCATGTATCGTTTTTACGATGTGGATAGTTCAGTAGACTTACAAATGAACGGTGTTCCCAAGAACGTTGCTGAAGTGGGTGATCCAGTCGCAATCAAAGCCGCAGTTCGGCAAGCACAAGCAGGTGCAATTGTCTTTGAACAATTTTGCGAATTAGCTGGACAAGCTGGTGTGCCAGTCTGGACGAGTGATTTAGTTGCTAAGCATGTGACTTATTTCGATGGCAACGGTAAAGAACTGCTAGTTGAAGCAATTCCTGGCTTGTAAAAAACGCTGAGTTCTTTTGCACGATAATTAATAAAAATAGGGTAGGTACAACTTTTTCGACTAGTCATCGGAACTTGTGCTTGCCCTATTTTTGGTTCTATTTCGTCTGACGTGGAATTTATAAAATGTATGATGCCACTGCGTGGAATTATTGATTACTGCTAAACATGCAGCGACAAGGATTGCGGCATAATACTAGTCAGACTGCCTACTCAAACTAACGAAGAGGCTGGAAACAGGCTGGACTTTAGCTCGCACCGTGATGGCATAGGAGCTGGGACAAAACCTTAGCTCGTTATAAATAAATAGGCCTCAAGATTTCGTTTTTTGAAATCTTGAGGCCTATTTTTTATGTATATATTGTTTACTCACGAAAAGGCATCATTTGGTGGCCAATTTCTTCATGTTCATTGCCATCAAGGCGATTCCGACTTCACGTTTCACTCGCTCGATCCTCTGACCGAGAAGCGAGTGAACCCAAAATAAGCTTTCAATCTGCCGAAAACCGATTCTACGTCAATCTTTCGTTGGGCGTAGATGGCTTGGTTTTCTTCTTTTGAAAACTCACTTCTAATTTTCGCTTTATGATATTCAAATGCCGGATTCACTGTAATTTTTCTCGTATATCCTTTAGGCGTTAACGCAGCCGCAATATCTTCTAAATTTTCCGTCTGAGCTTCAGCTTCATAAACTTTAAAGTCACGAACGAATCCGTATTTATCAGTTCGTTTACTTAGACGTTTAAAATTAAATCTAACGTTTCGTGGGTCCACATAATAGTCATCTTCCGCACAGTAATTCCAATTCATGACTTTCCGTTCATCGGTCTGCCACTTTTTGCTGGTTTCTTTTAACATCGTGCCGTATGGAATCAGCACTGTAGTAGCTGGGTATTCATCTTCGAGTTGCCGATAATTACTTTCCGAACCATATCCGGCATCTGCGACAATCGTTGAACCCAACGTTTCGTATTGTTTGAGTTGATCAACAAAAGGCATCAACGTACGCGTATCAGTTGGATTTTGGAAAATTCCATAGCCTAAGACAAATTGAGCGTTGGTAGCGATTTGTAAATTATAGGCTGGTTTCAATTGACCATTCTGCATGTAATCTTCTTTAACCCGCATGAAAGTAGCGTCAGTATCAGTCTTGGAATAGCTATTGCGTTCATTATAAGTTTCTATTTGGTGTTGATACGCTAGCTTTTTGTCACGAATATGTTCAACCTTATTAAGGTGCTTTTTAGTATTCCGGCGCGCTTGTTTGGCGGGGTTAGGCGACACTTTCTGTGTAGCTACGACTTGTTGTTCTTGTTTTGCTAAGTACGATTCTAGGTGCGCAATCACATCGTCTAATTCTTCAACTGACAAATCAGTATATTCTGGTAACTGTAATGATTGTTGTTCTGCCATAATATCTTGAATTAATTGTTGAGCTTTGACGGTATTCATTTTATCGAAACGAATTGTGTTTTTCTTCCACACAAAACTGAACTTGTTGGCATCCGCTAAAATTTTGGTACCGTCAATATAGATTACATCATCAATATATCCTTTGTCGTGAAGTAATTTGGTGAAACGCGAAAACGCCGAGCTAATCATGGCTTCTGACAAGTCTGACACTCGGAAACGATTAATTGTGCGATATGATGGCTGTGCTTCTTGAGTCAGCCACATCGCAATAATGTTTTCTTGGGCGAACTCGGCAATCCGCCGACCGCTACGCACGCCACGGGTATATGCGAATAAAACTAGTTTCATCATTAATCGTGGATCATACTCAAGTGGTCGACCAGTAGTATAGAAGATAGTTACGTCCATGTCCTCAACTAATTCGTTAATGTAGTGTGCCACATGATTTTTATCAGGTTCATAAGCCGTTGGAATATCCAACATGATTTGGTTCATGTTATAATTTTTCATAGGGAATACCTCACTGTGAATAAGGGACGACCGACTTGATAACGTTGCTGTTACAGCGTTATCTTTACATATAATTATACTAAAAAGAGCTTAACCGCACGCTTTTCAGCACTTGGTTAAGCTCTTTTTGGGTCTGGAGTTATGTCCCAGCCCCTATGGATTTGTGAAGATGGTTACCGCGTCAGCGAACCAAGCTTCGCAAACATTTGAAGACCGTACTGTGGCTTCAAATGCTTGTCTTCCATCACGGTGTCCAGACTGGTTCCAGCCTCGTAGTGGGAATCAATCTGAGACACATATCCAAATTCCACGCTAGAAAAATTTTAGCCTATTTTTTGCTGTATTGAATAAAGTACTTTGACACACACAGTAGTTGCGTGTATAGTACTTTGTAAGACATAGCAATTATAAAGGAGGATGCCAGATGACACATGAAATTTCTAAAGACACAATTCGTGGACACACGGACACGATTGTCTTAAATATTTTGGCGCAAGGTGATAGTTATGGTTATCGGATTGCACAAACTATTCGCGAGATGTCCGGTGGCACATATGAATTGAATGAAGCCACGTTGTATACGGTGTTTCGCCGTCTTGAAAAAAACGGTGATATTGAAAGCTATTACGGGAATGAAACCCAGGGTGGGCGCCGTAAATATTATAAGTTAACTAATCAAGGTCAGCTTGCATTGCAACAGCGGTTGGAAGCATGGGAATTCGCCAAGCACGTCATTGATAATTTGATTCGTGGAAAGGTTACGGAGGAATAATAAAATGAATGAAGTAGAACAAGCAGTGGATGCTAAACTTGCAGAACTTTTTGAAAAATACCCTAATACAGCCGAAATGCAAGATTTTCGTGGTGAATTGCGCAGTGATATTCTAGAATCTGTCCAAGAAAAAGTCGAAGGCGGGGCGGGATTAAAGACTGCTTTGAACGCTGCCCTTGCTGATTTTGGTGATTTAGACAGCACTATCAAGGAAATTAGCAACGTTGAGGCTAATTTTGCGGCGGATGAACGACCGGAAAAAGTTGGATTGTTTAGCCGCGTTAAGTTGGTAAATTCAACCCAAACTGATTTGAACGCCGTGACTGAAATTCAGTTTGATTTAAAAGATTTAATTATCAATGTGCAACCGGGGAATAGCGATTTACTGGAAATTGATGAATATATGACGAAACAAAAGCCAGAATATTTTATCAAGCAAGTTCGGCAAGGTGGGCGGTTA
This is a stretch of genomic DNA from Periweissella cryptocerci. It encodes these proteins:
- a CDS encoding pentapeptide repeat-containing protein, with amino-acid sequence MNNVITNTITDQSLGLDDVEPNTRYENCEIGYSNHGISLNNVEFVNCTFAQSDFRNGEFIDVKFIKTQLLSADFTEAYFIDSLFDHANVQGGNFNMAVIKKTKFLGANLRYSNFSETKLTDVDFSKSLLIDSSFQAVTLKHVVFAEANIDQIDFIDTNLKGLDLRAAEFDSLLVSPNLLRGVVISQWQSPIFAALLGINVQ
- a CDS encoding DUF1398 family protein, encoding MTLDFEKMNQAVNSETNAGGFANLMKNFMKLGVTRYDYLVAEGMYRFYDVDSSVDLQMNGVPKNVAEVGDPVAIKAAVRQAQAGAIVFEQFCELAGQAGVPVWTSDLVAKHVTYFDGNGKELLVEAIPGL
- a CDS encoding 8-oxo-dGTP diphosphatase: MAENRYQAIEITNMIMIENPVTHEILVEDRKNPKWPGVTFPGGHVEAGETVVESAYREALEETGLTIENPVMVGIKEWPLADGARYVVFLFKATAYTGEIKASREGEIFWTTREQLVDFVLPKTFKEMLPVFDDANISELALKNRNPDGVWETHWQ
- a CDS encoding PadR family transcriptional regulator — protein: MTHEISKDTIRGHTDTIVLNILAQGDSYGYRIAQTIREMSGGTYELNEATLYTVFRRLEKNGDIESYYGNETQGGRRKYYKLTNQGQLALQQRLEAWEFAKHVIDNLIRGKVTEE
- a CDS encoding IS1182 family transposase; its protein translation is MKNYNMNQIMLDIPTAYEPDKNHVAHYINELVEDMDVTIFYTTGRPLEYDPRLMMKLVLFAYTRGVRSGRRIAEFAQENIIAMWLTQEAQPSYRTINRFRVSDLSEAMISSAFSRFTKLLHDKGYIDDVIYIDGTKILADANKFSFVWKKNTIRFDKMNTVKAQQLIQDIMAEQQSLQLPEYTDLSVEELDDVIAHLESYLAKQEQQVVATQKVSPNPAKQARRNTKKHLNKVEHIRDKKLAYQHQIETYNERNSYSKTDTDATFMRVKEDYMQNGQLKPAYNLQIATNAQFVLGYGIFQNPTDTRTLMPFVDQLKQYETLGSTIVADAGYGSESNYRQLEDEYPATTVLIPYGTMLKETSKKWQTDERKVMNWNYCAEDDYYVDPRNVRFNFKRLSKRTDKYGFVRDFKVYEAEAQTENLEDIAAALTPKGYTRKITVNPAFEYHKAKIRSEFSKEENQAIYAQRKIDVESVFGRLKAYFGFTRFSVRGSSE